One Antennarius striatus isolate MH-2024 chromosome 17, ASM4005453v1, whole genome shotgun sequence genomic window carries:
- the si:ch211-266o15.1 gene encoding zinc finger MYM-type protein 4 isoform X4, producing MADSEEFRLKRLKHEERLSRVFDEVMGLGDFAESSQGSAASSKSGGHDDTKGTDKLSGQGEHQQVDEESSGSRQEEKMEEGTGEASFPLISSTSSDQHSLFTTETNEGGPGRGTGRSGGAAFDDAVDGLEDDEDWHFALPMGSLEDANIGETSGKENQPGPGDKGPQCDAFTCPPREEEEQEREVSCGSSNTSHSSREHTPDNSQGGVLNQAEETEDSQEGEKSEAAPISPINIKDEPIDEGYDAALLPQSSIRQIKEELEHQEEELRISSVFSVGGGNTFAAPTMPAAVPVAPPATIFIPSRGAVLQTVAPFPVRPPPFPIQSALPALTQVPPRPPPPPVPGSVRCSGCCKVLLKGQTAFQRKGSTQLFCSTVCLTGHLPPAKNRSCFQCNREIVQPRDMVTIPAEDNSYMYFCGQFCLSVFRHKKKQIDKLPDKWTDKRQERKPEKPYEKPAERLAEKPVCSVCKVSNRLIEHEVTHQGRLHRLCSNACFLTWRKMRQLAMNCCEGCGLYCSSSSGSCQTLTIDRSQLNFCSPTCIGTYKQTCRKMVECAHCHKMTLVSSTVMERDQKGKVQLYCTPDCVEQSRPGHHILSGTAFPCSHCKLSAVPQYHLAMVDGTIRNFCSLDCVTMFRKSAHSSQPDLINGALTFRESSPKDAPRPGPFAGASSVPPIPQNYPSSVPYQGHHPSHTSVPPLVPPCSAMSSPSTPGQAPLKAPGGQLLKAAEARPVSSSRLTCHLCNKQFSMKPVLFSHQGRISMFCSRVCCENYKTQKNVLVVCEFCKQEKILFDTINYNQQDLLFCSENCKVLFRHELTRRNKDHAWRPCTYCSGSSQKMLHSHYGGRMEEFCRPHCMSQYTVLYYGMGRCDGCRKQGYLTEKLQCLGSVRNFCNLLCLIHYCCLHFEMSQHSSSNGTGTAPQTPYALLQPNHSSKMNPVIADVVSLASGSAAQPSVSADTALTGALPTSSIDGKNLDHASTQTDAMRVPVSRKRQMKNKSVLCRPFTMDQESFCQLSEPSTEPAAVSISAPTLVDSSMQAGRSTVDASTSPEPSAKVRQESPACKGVPARLSGRHFLGKRDVESDCRVCSHHKRKRTEEEEHQKKMQKTEKPERNDGVKSHDENEGEEPRERDDGQQTSETLRSQTSFYCKTCPGEPSLCAVPCFELYHTRLIYRTFPEPEPQARSPVRSSAEEKVKVVMVPVPVPVFIPVPMKMYSHHTPVPFTVPLAVPVPLVIPPQNKDMKDVVVQSECLAEEKEIQTNELMSSAGEEHSPQCGGVKTDEVTPNVHEQETQEAAPVAPPLPVSPESTDPPHVDAQSEQSTTWSDPPPTSMEQLPSSSVMDLETDIPPGDQSDPLKKFPQRGVKRPREGFPGRKRGRGRGTPSSRSAVGIPDPPKVNHLYGVTAWRSWVQQRNKELNEVDIKEDILQCDSAELSFALSRFIREVRRPSGEPYSPDSIFYLCLGIQQHLFMKGRIENIFTDSLYSQFATEISGMLQLWEPMLPTGGVVPSRVVESYLWECKQLGAYSPIVLLNTLLFFCTKNFHFTTLAQHQRLSFSNFTRCSKPCKGVGTVHYLRYRSSTAEPHETVLSVLTSERLRKRPDAERDLEMRENIKNPLHCPVRLYEFYLSRCQESVRERTDVFYLQPEQDVHTHSSHWFTSQPLEDATLQSMLTRILAVREVHHRRGTGRRRCSAPTDDTGLQ from the exons ATGGCGGATTCAGAGGAATTCAGACTGAAAAGATTAAAG CACGAGGAGCGTCTGTCCAGAGTATTTGATGAGGTGATGGGACTTGGAGACTTTGCTGAATCTTCTCAAGGCTCTGCAGCCTCTTCCAAAAGCGGTGGCCATGACGACACAAAGGGAACAGACAAACTGTCAGGCCAAGGGGAACACCAACAGGTGGATGAAGAAAGCAGTGGCAGcagacaagaagaaaagatgGAAGAGGGAACTGGAGAAGCAtcctttcctctcatttcttccacttcctctgaCCAACATTCCTTGTTTACTACGGAAACCAATGAAGGAGGACCAGGAAGAGGAACGGGACGAAGTGGAGGGGCAGCATTTGATGATGCAGTAGATGGCctggaagatgatgaagactgGCACTTTGCCCTGCCGATGGGCAGCCTAGAGGACGCTAATATAGGTGAAACAAGTGGGAAAGAAAACCAACCAGGACCGGGGGACAAAGGACCTCAGTGCGATGCATTTACCTGTCCGccgagagaggaggaggagcaagaAAGGGAAGTGAGCTGCGGATCTAGTAACACCTCTCACTCCTCCCgggaacacacacctgacaacagCCAAG GGGGGGTCCTGAACCAGGCggaggagacagaagacagCCAGGAGGGAGAG AAGTCAGAAGCTGCTCCGATTTCTCCGATCAATATTAAAGATGAACCCATCGACGAGGGCTACGACGCAGCTCTACTGCCTCAGAGCTCCATCAGACAGATAAAAGAAGAGCTGGAGCATCAAGAG GAAGAGTTAAGGATCAGCTCTGTGTTCTCTGTAGGTGGAGGAAATACCTTTGCAGCCCCAACCA TGCCAGCAGCAGTCCCCGTCGCCCCCCCAGCCACCATTTTTATACCAAGTAGAGGTGCAGTCCTGCAAACCGTGGCTCCCTTCCCCGTCAGACCGCCTCCGTTTCCAATCCAAAGTGCACTGCCGGCTCTGACACAAGTCCCCCCAcgcccacctccaccccccgtACCTGGTAGTGTTCGCTGCAGCGGCTGCTGTAAG GTTCTGTTGAAAGGCCAAACAGCATTCCAAAGAAAAGGTTCTACTCAGCTGTTCTGCTCCACCGTGTGTCTGACCGGCCACCtgcccccagccaagaaccgaTCGTGTTTCCAGTGCAACAG gGAGATCGTTCAGCCGAGGGACATGGTCACGATTCCAGCAGAGGACAACAGCTACATGTACTTCTGCGGCCagttctgtctgtccgtcttcagacacaagaagaaacaaatcGATAAGCTTCCTGATAAATGGACTGACAAACGACAAGAAAGGAAGCCTGAGAAACCGTATGAGAAACCAGCAGAGCGACTGGCGGAGAAACCCGTTTGTAGTGTTTGTAAAGTCTCCAACagg CTGATTGAGCATGAAGTCACCCATCAAGGCCGTCTGCACAGACTTTGTAGTAACGCCTGTTTTCTCACGTGGAGGAAGATGCGTCAGTTGGCCATGAACTGCTGTGAAGGATGTGGGCtttactgcagcagcagctctggctCCTGTCAGACGCTCACCATCGACCGGTCTCAGCTCAACTTCTGCAGTCCCACCTGTATCGGCACCTACAAACAG ACCTGCAGAAAGATGGTCGAGTGTGCCCACTGCCACAAGATGACTCTAGTGTCCTCCACCGTCATGGAGCGAGATCAGAAGGGCAAAGTTCAGCTGTACTGTACGCCCGACTGTGTGGAGCAGAGCCGACCGGGACATCACATCCTCAGTG GTACTGCGTTCCCCTGCAGCCACTGCAAGCTGTCGGCCGTTCCTCAGTACCATCTGGCCATGGTGGATGGAACCATCCGGAACTTCTGCTCCCTTGACTGTGTTACCATGTTCAGG AAGTCTGCTCACAGCTCTCAGCCCGACCTGATCAACGGAGCCCTGACTTTCAGGGAATCCTCCCCCAAAGACGCCCCCAGACCGGGTCCTTTTGCCGGAGCCAGCTCCGTTCCCCCCATCCCTCAGAACTATCCATCTTCAGTCCCCTACCAGGGTCACCACCCCAGTCACACCTCAGTGCCCCCGCTGGTGCCTCCCTGCTCAGCCATgtcctccccctccaccccagGGCAAGCCCCTCTCAAAGCCCCCGGTGGTCAGCTGCTGAAAGCAGCAGAGGCCCGCCCCGTCAGCTCTTCCAGACTGACTTGTCACCTGTGCAACAAACAGTTCAGCATGAAGCCGGTGCTGTTCAGTCACCAG GGTCGTATTTCCATGTTCTGCAGCAGAGTCTGTTGTGAGAACTACAAAACCCAGAAGAACGTGCTGGTGGTGTGTGAGTTCTGCAAACAGGAGAAAATCCTCTTTGATACCATCAACTACAACCAGCAGGACCTCCTCTTCTGTAGTGAGA ACTGTAAGGTTCTCTTCAGACACGAGCTGACGAGACGGAACAAGGATCACGCCTGGCGCCCCTGCACCTACTGCTCTGGGAGCAGCCAGAAGATGCTGCACAGTCACTATGGAGGCAGAATGGAGGAGTTTTGTCGGCCTCACTGCATGTCCCAGTACACCGTACTCTACTACGGG ATGGGCCGGTGTGACGGCTGTCGGAAGCAGGGCTACTTGACGGAGAAGCTGCAGTGTTTGGGTTCCGTCCGTAACTTCTGCAACCTGCTCTGCCTGATACATTACTGCTGCCTGCATTTCGAGATGAGCCAGCATAGCAGCAGTAACGGTACTGGGACGGCCCCACAAACACCATACG CTCTGCTGCAGCCCAACCACTCGTCTAAGATGAACCCCGTCATCGCTGACGTGGTGTCGCTGGCCAGCGGTTCAGCCGCTCAGCCCAGCGTGTCTGCAGACACTGCTCTGACCg GAGCACTGCCGACGTCCAGCATTGACGGCAAGAACCTAGACCAT GCCAGTACTCAAACCGATGCCATGCGAGTGCCTGTGTCGCGTAAACGCCAAATGAAGAACAAGTCGGTTCTGTGTCGTCCCTTCACGATGGATCAGGAGAGCTTTTGCCAGCTGTCGGAACCTTCCACAGAACCAGCAG CTGTTTCAATAAGTGCACCAACTCTGGTAGATAGCTCCATGCAAGCTGGCCGGTCCACAGTGGACGCATCCACGtccccagagccttcagcaaaAGTTCGTCAAGAATCTCCAGCGTGCAAAGGTGTGCCAGCGCGCCTGAGCGGACGCCATTTCCTGGGAAAGAGGGATGTCGAGTCTGACTGCAGGGTGTGTTCGCATCACAAGAGGAAAAgaacggaggaagaggagcatcagaagaagatgcagaagacagaaaaGCCAGAGAGGAACGATGGAGTTAAGTCACATGATGAGAACGAGGGGGAGGAGCCCCGTGAGCGGGACGACGGTCAGCAGACGAGCGAGACGCTCAGGAGTCAGACGTCGTTTTACTGTAAGACGTGTCCAGGAGAGCCCAGCCTGTGTGCAGTGCCCTGTTTTGAACTCTACCACACCAGACTGATCTACAGAACATTTCCTGAACCAGAACCACAAG CTCGTTCTCCAGTTCGTTCCTCAGCAGAGGAGAAGGTGAAGGTTGTAATGGTGCCTGTCCCAGTTCCAGTCTTCATCCCAGTGCCTATGAAGATGTACTCCCACCACACACCCGTCCCCTTCACCGTCCCCTTAGCT gTGCCAGTGCCCCTCGTGATACCACCACAGAACAAAGATATGAAAGATGTGGTTGTCCAATCAGAGTGTTTGGCTGAAGAGAAGGAAATACAGACGAATGAGCTCATGTCAAGTGCCGGTGAGG AACACAGTCCTCAGTGTGGGGGTGTGAAGACGGATGAGGTCACCCCCAATGTCCATGAACAGGAGACGCAAGAAGCAGCACCAGTTGCGCCGCCACTTCCTGTGAGCCCAGAGTCCACGGACCCCCCCCATGTGGACGcccaatcagagcagagcacGACGTGGAGTGATCCACCACCCACCAGCATGGAGCAGCTGCCCTCCTCCTCAGTGATGGACCTGGAGACCGATATCCCACCTGGTGACCAATCAGATCCGTTGAAAA aatTTCCGCAGCGAGGAGTAAAGAGACCGAGAGAAGGTTTCCCAGGCCGGAAACGG GGCCGGGGGCGGGGTACTCCATCCAGCAGGAGTGCAGTGGGGATTCCAGACCCCCCCAAAGTGAACCACCTCTACGGGGTCACAGCCTGGAGGAGCTGGGTCCAACAACGGAACAAAGAACTGAACGAAG TCGATATAAAGGAGGACATCCTTCAGTGTGACTCTGCTGAGCTGAGCTTTGCTCTGTCTCGCTTCATCAGGGAAGTGAGGCGTCCCAGCGGAGAGCCCTACAGTCCAGACAGCATCTTCTACCTGTGTTTGGGGATacagcag CACCTTTTCATGAAGGGACGCATAGAGAACATCTTCACTGATTCGCTGTACAGTCAGTTTGCAACAGAGATCTCTGGGATGCTGCAACTCTGGGAACCGATGCTGCCCACCG GCGGCGTCGTTCCCTCCCGCGTCGTGGAGTCCTACCTGTGGGAGTGCAAGCAGCTCGGCGCCTACTCCCCAATAGTCCTGCTCAACACGCTGCTTTTCTTCTGCACCAAGAACTTTCACTTCACCACGCTCGCACAACACCAACGCCTCTCCTTCAGCAACTTCACCCGATGCTCCAAACCCTGTAAAGGAGTCGGCACGGTTCACTACCTCCGATACCGCAGCAGCACCGCCGAGCCGCACGAAACCG ttttgtctgttttgacCTCAGAGCGATTAAGAAAAAGGCCGGACGCAGAGAGAGACCTGGAGATGCGCGAAAACATCAAAAACCCTCTGCACTGTCCCGTCCGACTCTACGAGTTCTACCTCTCTAGATG CCAAGAATCGGTGAGGGAGAGAACGGACGTGTTTTACCTTCAGCCGGAACAGGACGTCCACACGCACAG CTCCCATTGGTTCACCTCTCAGCCGTTAGAGGATGCCACCCTGCAGAGCATGCTCACGCGCATCCTGGCCGTGCGAGAGGTTCACCACAGACGGGGAACAGGGCGACGCCGGTGCTCAGCCCCCACCGATGACACCGGGTTACAGTGA
- the si:ch211-266o15.1 gene encoding zinc finger MYM-type protein 4 isoform X5 has product MADSEEFRLKRLKHEERLSRVFDEVMGLGDFAESSQGSAASSKSGGHDDTKGTDKLSGQGEHQQVDEESSGSRQEEKMEEGTGEASFPLISSTSSDQHSLFTTETNEGGPGRGTGRSGGAAFDDAVDGLEDDEDWHFALPMGSLEDANIGETSGKENQPGPGDKGPQCDAFTCPPREEEEQEREVSCGSSNTSHSSREHTPDNSQGGVLNQAEETEDSQEGEKSEAAPISPINIKDEPIDEGYDAALLPQSSIRQIKEELEHQEEELRISSVFSVGGGNTFAAPTMPAAVPVAPPATIFIPSRGAVLQTVAPFPVRPPPFPIQSALPALTQVPPRPPPPPVPGSVRCSGCCKVLLKGQTAFQRKGSTQLFCSTVCLTGHLPPAKNRSCFQCNREIVQPRDMVTIPAEDNSYMYFCGQFCLSVFRHKKKQIDKLPDKWTDKRQERKPEKPYEKPAERLAEKPVCSVCKVSNRLIEHEVTHQGRLHRLCSNACFLTWRKMRQLAMNCCEGCGLYCSSSSGSCQTLTIDRSQLNFCSPTCIGTYKQTCRKMVECAHCHKMTLVSSTVMERDQKGKVQLYCTPDCVEQSRPGHHILSGTAFPCSHCKLSAVPQYHLAMVDGTIRNFCSLDCVTMFRKSAHSSQPDLINGALTFRESSPKDAPRPGPFAGASSVPPIPQNYPSSVPYQGHHPSHTSVPPLVPPCSAMSSPSTPGQAPLKAPGGQLLKAAEARPVSSSRLTCHLCNKQFSMKPVLFSHQGRISMFCSRVCCENYKTQKNVLVVCEFCKQEKILFDTINYNQQDLLFCSENCKVLFRHELTRRNKDHAWRPCTYCSGSSQKMLHSHYGGRMEEFCRPHCMSQYTVLYYGMGRCDGCRKQGYLTEKLQCLGSVRNFCNLLCLIHYCCLHFEMSQHSSSNGTGTAPQTPYGNALLQPNHSSKMNPVIADVVSLASGSAAQPSVSADTALTGALPTSSIDGKNLDHASTQTDAMRVPVSRKRQMKNKSVLCRPFTMDQESFCQLSEPSTEPAAVSISAPTLVDSSMQAGRSTVDASTSPEPSAKVRQESPACKGVPARLSGRHFLGKRDVESDCRVCSHHKRKRTEEEEHQKKMQKTEKPERNDGVKSHDENEGEEPRERDDGQQTSETLRSQTSFYCKTCPGEPSLCAVPCFELYHTRLIYRTFPEPEPQARSPVRSSAEEKVKVVMVPVPVPVFIPVPMKMYSHHTPVPFTVPLAVPVPLVIPPQNKDMKDVVVQSECLAEEKEIQTNELMSSAGEEHSPQCGGVKTDEVTPNVHEQETQEAAPVAPPLPVSPESTDPPHVDAQSEQSTTWSDPPPTSMEQLPSSSVMDLETDIPPGDQSDPLKKFPQRGVKRPREGFPGRKRGRGRGTPSSRSAVGIPDPPKVNHLYGVTAWRSWVQQRNKELNEVDIKEDILQCDSAELSFALSRFIREVRRPSGEPYSPDSIFYLCLGIQQHLFMKGRIENIFTDSLYSQFATEISGMLQLWEPMLPTGGVVPSRVVESYLWECKQLGAYSPIVLLNTLLFFCTKNFHFTTLAQHQRLSFSNFTRCSKPCKGVGTVHYLRYRSSTAEPHETERLRKRPDAERDLEMRENIKNPLHCPVRLYEFYLSRCQESVRERTDVFYLQPEQDVHTHSSHWFTSQPLEDATLQSMLTRILAVREVHHRRGTGRRRCSAPTDDTGLQ; this is encoded by the exons ATGGCGGATTCAGAGGAATTCAGACTGAAAAGATTAAAG CACGAGGAGCGTCTGTCCAGAGTATTTGATGAGGTGATGGGACTTGGAGACTTTGCTGAATCTTCTCAAGGCTCTGCAGCCTCTTCCAAAAGCGGTGGCCATGACGACACAAAGGGAACAGACAAACTGTCAGGCCAAGGGGAACACCAACAGGTGGATGAAGAAAGCAGTGGCAGcagacaagaagaaaagatgGAAGAGGGAACTGGAGAAGCAtcctttcctctcatttcttccacttcctctgaCCAACATTCCTTGTTTACTACGGAAACCAATGAAGGAGGACCAGGAAGAGGAACGGGACGAAGTGGAGGGGCAGCATTTGATGATGCAGTAGATGGCctggaagatgatgaagactgGCACTTTGCCCTGCCGATGGGCAGCCTAGAGGACGCTAATATAGGTGAAACAAGTGGGAAAGAAAACCAACCAGGACCGGGGGACAAAGGACCTCAGTGCGATGCATTTACCTGTCCGccgagagaggaggaggagcaagaAAGGGAAGTGAGCTGCGGATCTAGTAACACCTCTCACTCCTCCCgggaacacacacctgacaacagCCAAG GGGGGGTCCTGAACCAGGCggaggagacagaagacagCCAGGAGGGAGAG AAGTCAGAAGCTGCTCCGATTTCTCCGATCAATATTAAAGATGAACCCATCGACGAGGGCTACGACGCAGCTCTACTGCCTCAGAGCTCCATCAGACAGATAAAAGAAGAGCTGGAGCATCAAGAG GAAGAGTTAAGGATCAGCTCTGTGTTCTCTGTAGGTGGAGGAAATACCTTTGCAGCCCCAACCA TGCCAGCAGCAGTCCCCGTCGCCCCCCCAGCCACCATTTTTATACCAAGTAGAGGTGCAGTCCTGCAAACCGTGGCTCCCTTCCCCGTCAGACCGCCTCCGTTTCCAATCCAAAGTGCACTGCCGGCTCTGACACAAGTCCCCCCAcgcccacctccaccccccgtACCTGGTAGTGTTCGCTGCAGCGGCTGCTGTAAG GTTCTGTTGAAAGGCCAAACAGCATTCCAAAGAAAAGGTTCTACTCAGCTGTTCTGCTCCACCGTGTGTCTGACCGGCCACCtgcccccagccaagaaccgaTCGTGTTTCCAGTGCAACAG gGAGATCGTTCAGCCGAGGGACATGGTCACGATTCCAGCAGAGGACAACAGCTACATGTACTTCTGCGGCCagttctgtctgtccgtcttcagacacaagaagaaacaaatcGATAAGCTTCCTGATAAATGGACTGACAAACGACAAGAAAGGAAGCCTGAGAAACCGTATGAGAAACCAGCAGAGCGACTGGCGGAGAAACCCGTTTGTAGTGTTTGTAAAGTCTCCAACagg CTGATTGAGCATGAAGTCACCCATCAAGGCCGTCTGCACAGACTTTGTAGTAACGCCTGTTTTCTCACGTGGAGGAAGATGCGTCAGTTGGCCATGAACTGCTGTGAAGGATGTGGGCtttactgcagcagcagctctggctCCTGTCAGACGCTCACCATCGACCGGTCTCAGCTCAACTTCTGCAGTCCCACCTGTATCGGCACCTACAAACAG ACCTGCAGAAAGATGGTCGAGTGTGCCCACTGCCACAAGATGACTCTAGTGTCCTCCACCGTCATGGAGCGAGATCAGAAGGGCAAAGTTCAGCTGTACTGTACGCCCGACTGTGTGGAGCAGAGCCGACCGGGACATCACATCCTCAGTG GTACTGCGTTCCCCTGCAGCCACTGCAAGCTGTCGGCCGTTCCTCAGTACCATCTGGCCATGGTGGATGGAACCATCCGGAACTTCTGCTCCCTTGACTGTGTTACCATGTTCAGG AAGTCTGCTCACAGCTCTCAGCCCGACCTGATCAACGGAGCCCTGACTTTCAGGGAATCCTCCCCCAAAGACGCCCCCAGACCGGGTCCTTTTGCCGGAGCCAGCTCCGTTCCCCCCATCCCTCAGAACTATCCATCTTCAGTCCCCTACCAGGGTCACCACCCCAGTCACACCTCAGTGCCCCCGCTGGTGCCTCCCTGCTCAGCCATgtcctccccctccaccccagGGCAAGCCCCTCTCAAAGCCCCCGGTGGTCAGCTGCTGAAAGCAGCAGAGGCCCGCCCCGTCAGCTCTTCCAGACTGACTTGTCACCTGTGCAACAAACAGTTCAGCATGAAGCCGGTGCTGTTCAGTCACCAG GGTCGTATTTCCATGTTCTGCAGCAGAGTCTGTTGTGAGAACTACAAAACCCAGAAGAACGTGCTGGTGGTGTGTGAGTTCTGCAAACAGGAGAAAATCCTCTTTGATACCATCAACTACAACCAGCAGGACCTCCTCTTCTGTAGTGAGA ACTGTAAGGTTCTCTTCAGACACGAGCTGACGAGACGGAACAAGGATCACGCCTGGCGCCCCTGCACCTACTGCTCTGGGAGCAGCCAGAAGATGCTGCACAGTCACTATGGAGGCAGAATGGAGGAGTTTTGTCGGCCTCACTGCATGTCCCAGTACACCGTACTCTACTACGGG ATGGGCCGGTGTGACGGCTGTCGGAAGCAGGGCTACTTGACGGAGAAGCTGCAGTGTTTGGGTTCCGTCCGTAACTTCTGCAACCTGCTCTGCCTGATACATTACTGCTGCCTGCATTTCGAGATGAGCCAGCATAGCAGCAGTAACGGTACTGGGACGGCCCCACAAACACCATACGGTAACG CTCTGCTGCAGCCCAACCACTCGTCTAAGATGAACCCCGTCATCGCTGACGTGGTGTCGCTGGCCAGCGGTTCAGCCGCTCAGCCCAGCGTGTCTGCAGACACTGCTCTGACCg GAGCACTGCCGACGTCCAGCATTGACGGCAAGAACCTAGACCAT GCCAGTACTCAAACCGATGCCATGCGAGTGCCTGTGTCGCGTAAACGCCAAATGAAGAACAAGTCGGTTCTGTGTCGTCCCTTCACGATGGATCAGGAGAGCTTTTGCCAGCTGTCGGAACCTTCCACAGAACCAGCAG CTGTTTCAATAAGTGCACCAACTCTGGTAGATAGCTCCATGCAAGCTGGCCGGTCCACAGTGGACGCATCCACGtccccagagccttcagcaaaAGTTCGTCAAGAATCTCCAGCGTGCAAAGGTGTGCCAGCGCGCCTGAGCGGACGCCATTTCCTGGGAAAGAGGGATGTCGAGTCTGACTGCAGGGTGTGTTCGCATCACAAGAGGAAAAgaacggaggaagaggagcatcagaagaagatgcagaagacagaaaaGCCAGAGAGGAACGATGGAGTTAAGTCACATGATGAGAACGAGGGGGAGGAGCCCCGTGAGCGGGACGACGGTCAGCAGACGAGCGAGACGCTCAGGAGTCAGACGTCGTTTTACTGTAAGACGTGTCCAGGAGAGCCCAGCCTGTGTGCAGTGCCCTGTTTTGAACTCTACCACACCAGACTGATCTACAGAACATTTCCTGAACCAGAACCACAAG CTCGTTCTCCAGTTCGTTCCTCAGCAGAGGAGAAGGTGAAGGTTGTAATGGTGCCTGTCCCAGTTCCAGTCTTCATCCCAGTGCCTATGAAGATGTACTCCCACCACACACCCGTCCCCTTCACCGTCCCCTTAGCT gTGCCAGTGCCCCTCGTGATACCACCACAGAACAAAGATATGAAAGATGTGGTTGTCCAATCAGAGTGTTTGGCTGAAGAGAAGGAAATACAGACGAATGAGCTCATGTCAAGTGCCGGTGAGG AACACAGTCCTCAGTGTGGGGGTGTGAAGACGGATGAGGTCACCCCCAATGTCCATGAACAGGAGACGCAAGAAGCAGCACCAGTTGCGCCGCCACTTCCTGTGAGCCCAGAGTCCACGGACCCCCCCCATGTGGACGcccaatcagagcagagcacGACGTGGAGTGATCCACCACCCACCAGCATGGAGCAGCTGCCCTCCTCCTCAGTGATGGACCTGGAGACCGATATCCCACCTGGTGACCAATCAGATCCGTTGAAAA aatTTCCGCAGCGAGGAGTAAAGAGACCGAGAGAAGGTTTCCCAGGCCGGAAACGG GGCCGGGGGCGGGGTACTCCATCCAGCAGGAGTGCAGTGGGGATTCCAGACCCCCCCAAAGTGAACCACCTCTACGGGGTCACAGCCTGGAGGAGCTGGGTCCAACAACGGAACAAAGAACTGAACGAAG TCGATATAAAGGAGGACATCCTTCAGTGTGACTCTGCTGAGCTGAGCTTTGCTCTGTCTCGCTTCATCAGGGAAGTGAGGCGTCCCAGCGGAGAGCCCTACAGTCCAGACAGCATCTTCTACCTGTGTTTGGGGATacagcag CACCTTTTCATGAAGGGACGCATAGAGAACATCTTCACTGATTCGCTGTACAGTCAGTTTGCAACAGAGATCTCTGGGATGCTGCAACTCTGGGAACCGATGCTGCCCACCG GCGGCGTCGTTCCCTCCCGCGTCGTGGAGTCCTACCTGTGGGAGTGCAAGCAGCTCGGCGCCTACTCCCCAATAGTCCTGCTCAACACGCTGCTTTTCTTCTGCACCAAGAACTTTCACTTCACCACGCTCGCACAACACCAACGCCTCTCCTTCAGCAACTTCACCCGATGCTCCAAACCCTGTAAAGGAGTCGGCACGGTTCACTACCTCCGATACCGCAGCAGCACCGCCGAGCCGCACGAAACCG AGCGATTAAGAAAAAGGCCGGACGCAGAGAGAGACCTGGAGATGCGCGAAAACATCAAAAACCCTCTGCACTGTCCCGTCCGACTCTACGAGTTCTACCTCTCTAGATG CCAAGAATCGGTGAGGGAGAGAACGGACGTGTTTTACCTTCAGCCGGAACAGGACGTCCACACGCACAG CTCCCATTGGTTCACCTCTCAGCCGTTAGAGGATGCCACCCTGCAGAGCATGCTCACGCGCATCCTGGCCGTGCGAGAGGTTCACCACAGACGGGGAACAGGGCGACGCCGGTGCTCAGCCCCCACCGATGACACCGGGTTACAGTGA